From Neobacillus sp. PS2-9, the proteins below share one genomic window:
- a CDS encoding methyltransferase domain-containing protein — translation MNNRWNKWVYRWWSPVYDRFFNKGPFLKARQELFNDVNFHEGDKVLFVGVGTGADLEQIPIDLLDITAIDYSEEMLAQAKKKFPTTSLFFQQMDTQQLTLPDEAFDYVVASLILSVVPDSHKAFEEMVRVTRSKGQMIIFDKFASKPSIIKKLIRPVIKALGTDIGLSFEKIYEKHSGMKLNLLENRAVLFGGMYRKIKIRKN, via the coding sequence ATGAATAACAGGTGGAATAAGTGGGTATATCGATGGTGGTCGCCGGTTTATGATCGTTTTTTCAATAAAGGGCCGTTTCTAAAAGCTCGGCAGGAACTATTCAATGACGTTAACTTTCATGAAGGTGATAAGGTTTTGTTTGTTGGGGTCGGTACGGGTGCTGATCTTGAGCAAATTCCCATTGACCTGCTGGATATCACAGCGATTGACTATTCTGAAGAGATGCTTGCCCAGGCGAAAAAGAAATTCCCAACTACTTCTTTATTCTTTCAGCAGATGGATACCCAACAATTAACCCTTCCGGATGAAGCTTTCGATTATGTCGTGGCCAGCTTAATCCTATCTGTTGTTCCAGACAGTCACAAGGCCTTTGAAGAAATGGTCCGAGTGACACGGTCAAAGGGCCAAATGATTATTTTTGATAAATTCGCTTCTAAGCCTTCAATAATAAAGAAACTTATTAGGCCGGTCATTAAGGCTTTAGGTACGGATATCGGTCTCTCCTTTGAAAAAATCTATGAAAAACATAGTGGCATGAAGCTAAACCTCTTAGAAAACCGCGCTGTGTTGTTCGGTGGAATGTATCGAAAAATAAAGATTAGAAAAAACTAA